Proteins encoded in a region of the Phacochoerus africanus isolate WHEZ1 chromosome 8, ROS_Pafr_v1, whole genome shotgun sequence genome:
- the NUTF2 gene encoding nuclear transport factor 2 produces the protein MGDKPIWEQIGSSFIQHYYQLFDNDRTQLGAIYIDASCLTWEGQQFQGKTAIVEKLSSLPFQKIQHSITAQDHQPTPDSCIISMVVGQLKADEDPIMGFHQMFLLKNINDAWVCTNDMFRLALHNFG, from the exons ATGGGAGACAAGCCAATTTGGGAGCAGATTGGATCCAGCTTCATTCAACATTACTACCAGTTATTTGATAACGACAGAACCCAACTAGGCGCAATTTAT ATTGACGCTTCATGCCTTACGTGGGAAGGACAGCAATTCCAGGGGAAAACTGCCATTGTGGAGAAATTATCT AGCCTTCCGTTCCAGAAAATCCAGCATAGCATCACGGCACAAGACCATCAGCCCACACCAGATAGCTGCATCATCAGCATGGTTGTGGGCCAGCTCAAG GCCGATGAAGACCCCATCATGGGGTTCCACCAGATGTTCCTATTAAAGAACATCAATGATGCTTGGGTTTGCACCAATGACATGTTCAGGCTTGCCCTGCACAACTTTGGCTGA